The following are from one region of the Strix uralensis isolate ZFMK-TIS-50842 chromosome 4, bStrUra1, whole genome shotgun sequence genome:
- the LOC141942224 gene encoding uncharacterized protein LOC141942224, with amino-acid sequence MDRYRYFIFNQRNMVVLGLFQIAFSTVCVVSGFIDGVFRTESQLGKTRAPIWAGMVMGVPGVLALFSSQRKNPVLVHVLIVASILSCVAILIVIVYSSLTLNYGEEEELSSAPVHVIHTKFILNKVVKGANVAMLAASICSAFVVLVMAYLGCRSLPRCSCYDSVTGMEWLQPSEDQSQAVEMVCAVQSPGDRIFNFPDRFPAQDVDAEEDTSKPPPYIRMA; translated from the exons ATGGATCGCTATCGATACTTCATCTTTAACCAGAGGAACATGGTGGTACTGGGGCTGTTCCAGATAGCCTTCAGCACCGTGTGCGTCGTCAGCGGCTTCATAGATGGCGTTTTCAGAACGGAGTCTCAGCTGGGCAAAACCAGAGCTCCCATTTGGGCTGGGATG GTGATGGGAGTCCCAGGTgtcctggctctgttttcctctcagaGGAAGAATCCAGTTCTT GTGCATGTGCTGATAGTTGCTTCCATACTCTCTTGTGTTGCCATCCTCATTGTAATAGTTTATAGCTCCCTCACACTGAACTATGGTGAAGAGGAGGAGCTGAGTTCTGCCCCAGTCCACGTTATCCATACA AAGTTCATACTTAATAAAGTAGTCAAGGGTGCTAACGTAGCCATGCTAGCTGCATCTATCTGCAGTGCTTTTGTTGTGCTGGTGATGGCTTACTTGGGATGCCGGAGTCTTCCACGCTGCTCGTGCTACGACAGCGTAACTGGGATG GAATGGTTGCAACCTAGTGAGGACCAAAGTCAAGCTGTGGAAATGGTTTGCGCTGTACAAA GCCCTGGGGATAGAATTTTTAACTTCCCAGATCGGTTTCCAGCCCAGGATGTAGATGCAGAGGAAGACACATCCAAACCTCCACCATATATCAGAATGGCTTGA